In the Budorcas taxicolor isolate Tak-1 chromosome 1, Takin1.1, whole genome shotgun sequence genome, AGGTGTGTTTTTATTgaacaaaaaactggaaaagaatttATCTAATGAATGGCTCATCTACTGACTAGATCACTCAGTTTTGTCTATGTATCTGTTAAACATATCAGAGGAAAACACATCCAGAATCTTACTTGTTCTCACTTCTCACTACATAGCTACATTTCTCGGCCAAGCCACTATCACTTCTTGCTTGGACTACTGTACTGGACCACTCTCCTAACCTGTCTCCCTGTTCTACCTCTGTACCCCTACTGTAATTATACTCAGCAGCCTGAGTGATTTTACAGTTTAGGTTAAGATCATGTAATACCTCTGTTCAAAACTCTTCAAAGGTCCCCATCGCATTATGAGTAAAGCTCAGCTCTTCTCGTGGCCTATAAGGACCTACATGATCAGGGCCTCTAGTCTCCCTCTCTGATCTCATCTGGCACTTTCCCTTTACTCACTGAGTTCTGGCCACAGTGGACTCCTTGCAGAGACTTGAAGATATCCAGCAAGCTCTAGCCTGGGGGACTTCACCCCATGCTCACTTTGATTCACACATCTGCATAGCTGCCTCCCTCACCTAAGGTGTCTACCCAAATGTCACATCAAAGATAACCTGTATAAACTAGCACTTCCTCCCATTTACTGTGCTTTATGCTTATTCAAAGCACTTATTATTATGTGGCTAATTATATGATTCTACAGTCTAGAATGTAAGCACCATGAAAGCAGAGCTGGTATCTCTTGGTACTCATTCCCCAGTAGCTGAAGTAGTGCCTGGTACTCAGTATTACTTATAAAAAATCTtgaacagggaattccctggaggtccagggttaggactccatacttccactgcagggtcacAGGTCAGatacctagtcagggaactaagggtttccttggtggctctgcagttaaaagaatccacttgcaatgtaggagacacaggttcaatccctgggtcgggaagatcccttggaggagggcatggcaaccctctccagtattcttgcctggagaatcccatagacagaggagcctggtcggctacagtctatagggtcacacagcacAAGTGAGGTGATTAAGCACGCACAgaggcagggaactaagatcccatgtggtACAAGGCCAAAAAAAAGTCTTGAACAAAGTTAAAGAAGGGACGAGACACTTCCATGATAAACGCACGCTTACTATGATCACATTTCTCAGTCAAGGGGTCAAGCCCCAAATCAGACTAGGGGGCAGGAATCATGCACCATGCAATGTAAAAATGTCCATGAGGAGATTTTGGTAACTTGCTCataatttgagaatcactgcacCAAATAAGAGTGTTTTGCAACAGTTTTCCATATAGAAAAATGAGATGTTTACTATAAACTGTAAAAAAGCAAATTACCAAATGCCAGTGTCCAATGTAAAGACTTACCCAAGATGGATATCTCCACTGAGCTGTTCAGTGAGCAACTGAGGATTACTTTTTTAGGGGGTGGGGAAAGCATGGCTTCAGtcacaatgaaataaaatcttttttgtttctgtaatGAATGGGGCATAACTCCTGGAACTACACTTAGAAAAGAGAGTGTTTTCTCTCATCTTGCATATGGCTAGAGAGCACCTTAAATTACTGCGCCAAATTTACCTCTGTCTTAACTGGGAACTTTTATTGGTGTTTGTATGTGCTACAAAAAAGTATGAGCCAGGGATCCACGACCAGAAGACAGCCACTGCTCTCATCATTTCGTGAGACATTTTCTGAatgctagaactggacatggaacaaccagctggttccaaacaggggaaaaggagtatgtcaaggctgtatattgtcaccctgcttatttaacttatatgcagagtacatcatgagaaacgctgggctggaagaagcacaagctggaatcaacattgccgggagaaatatcaataacctcagatatgcagatgacaccacccttatggcagaaagtgaagaagaactaaagagcctctcgatgaaaacaaaaaatgagagtgaaaaagttggcttaaagctaaacattcagaaaacgaagatcatggcatccggtcccatcacttcatggcaaatagatggggaaacaatggaaacagtggctgactatttttttgggcccccaaatcactgcagatggtgactgcagccatgaaattaaaagatgcttactccttggaagaaagctatgaccaacctagacagcatattaaaaagcagagatattactctgccaacaaaggtcagtctagtcaaggctatggtttttccagtagtcatgcatggatgtgagagttggactataaagaaagctgagcacagaagaattgacacttttgaactgtggtgttggagaagactcctgagtcccttggactgcaaggagatccaaccagtccatcctaaaggaaatcagtcctgggtgttcattggaagtactgatgttgaagctgaaacgccaatactttggctacctcatgcgaagagctgactcatttgaaaaaccctaatgctggcaaagattgggggcaggaggagaaggggacaacagaggatgagatggttggatggcatcaccaactcaatggacatgagtttgggtagacttcgggagttggtgatggacagggaggcctagcatactgccgttcatggggtcgcaaagagttggaaacgactgagcgactgaactgaactgaaccgtccCCCATCCCTGTTGTCATCGGCCGGTACGGCTTTTCGAGGAATCTTTTCAATGATCACAATTCTGGTTTTGAAGAGGAAGGCACGTCTGACTCCAGGCTTCACAATGTACTGTCCGTATTATCTTGGGCAGGTAAGTAATTCCTCTGAGCCTTATCTGTGATAACTCAAGACTCCTAGTTCAGGTCAGCTGATGGATTCCAATACTAGCTTCCCCTTCACACTCACAAATTAAGGGAATAAAGAGGGGACTCACTGGACGCACTCATTCGCCCGGCCTTTGTTCTGATATTCCACGATACAGCGGATCAGCTGGTCATTCTCCTCCAGGAGCTGAAAGATCAGACAAAGGGTCAGTGCAGCGCGACGTCAGGGCGGCGAGGACCActgcctcctctgcctcccccgcccctccacctgccccccaAGGCCGGGCTTTCCAGCCCCAGCACCTCTGCTGACTTCATTCTCATCTCACAGCAAGTCACCTACGCACATCACCAGTCTCAGCTGCTCACTCCAGGAAGCTTCCAGCACCCGCAGCGATTTAGGATCTCTACTAAGATCTCTCTGCTCGTGCTGGCGCTTACCCGCTGGATGGTCTCCTGATTGACTTCTGCCTTCCCTCTCAGCCAGTCCGGTACGAAAGCCACCGACATCCCTGGAAGCCAGGGTGGAACTCGGCCTCAGGCCCGGCAGATCCCCTCTGATCTAGACCGGAGCAGACCTGCAGCTCCAGACGCACTACCGCCGCAGCAGGAAGCAAGATAGGTTGGCCTACACTCTCGACGTTGATTGGGTCCTCCCATCTAGGGGGCGGGGAACAGGCGGAACGTCATTTGTGATTGGGCGCGCTCTTAATAAGAGAGAATCTTGACGTTCTCCTCTGGCCCCACCCCTGAGAATCTTGAGCTGTTTGTGGATCTTCTACGTTTGCGCAAGCTAGCCTTGGGGGCGGGAACCGTGTTAGCGTCTCGGCTTTTAGGCTTTGGGTACTGCCAGTCTGTGGGAGGAGCTTGCCCACCCAGGTCCACATTCACACCTCTTTAAACACCGCTCTGGTGCCTACAGGCTTGCATCTGGAGCCTGAACTTTGGGCATTGCCTCCTTTCAAGCCAAACCCTGCAAGGCCAAGGAAAACACCGGTGTCGGCTTTTGCTGAGGGAGAAACTCGCACATAGCCCTCTTTTTCCTTTGGGCCCTTAAAAAAACATCAGATTTTCTACCCTAAAAAGCAttattgttttctccattttacagatgagaaaacagagattaggtaacttgcccaagatctaGCTACTAAGGGCAAAACCAGCATCTGAACAGAAGCAGTCTGGCTTTCACTCACTAAgtcgctaagtcgcttcagtcgtatccgactctgtgcgaccccatagacggcagcccaccaggctctgccgtccctgggattctctaggcaagaacactggagagtcTGGCTTTAGAATTCTTGTTTTTAACCACCTCCCTGTGctgcaagaaaaacatcaatttctgctttattgactatgccaaagcctttgactgtgtggatcacaataaactgtggaaaactcttgaagagatgggaatatcagaccacctgacctgcgtcttgagaaacctatatgcaggtcaggaagcaacagttagaactggacatggaacaacagactggttccaaatagaaaaaggagtacgtcaaggctgtatattgtcaccctgcttatttaacttatatgcagagtacatcatgagaaacactgggctggaagaagcacaagctggaatcaacattgccaggagaaatatcaatcacctcagatatggagatgacaccacccttatggcagaaagttaagaagaactaaagagcctctcgatgaaaataaaaaatgagagtgaaaaagttggcttaaatctcaacattcagaaaacgaagatcatggcatccggtcccatcacttcatggcaaatagatggagaaacagtggaaacaatggcagactttattttggggggctccaaaatcactgtagatggtggttgcagccatgaaattaaaagacgcttactccttggaaggaaagttatgaccaacctagatagcatattcaaaagcagagacattactttgccaacaaaggtccgtctagtcaaggctatggtttttccagtagtcgtgtatggatgtgagagttggactgtgaagaaagctgagcaccgaagaatt is a window encoding:
- the SS18L2 gene encoding SS18-like protein 2 yields the protein MSVAFVPDWLRGKAEVNQETIQRLLEENDQLIRCIVEYQNKGRANECVQYQHVLHRNLIYLATIADANPTSASKAME